GATTTTTAGTCAGAATTCATAGAAATATCCATAGCATTCAGGCTATGTTTTAAAAAGCATATTCTTTCAAAGCTCAGTTTTAAAAAGCTCAAACTTCATAGAAATATCCATAGCATTCAGGCTATCATCTGAGCTAAAGTACTAGCACCTTACACTGTTTTATTCGATCTTtgtaagatcagttgtgcttagaAATTATATCAGTTGAGTACCGATacaaattatattaatactaagagtttcagttttggcattgttaagaccaaattgaagtgggtttgtacatatcattgtatagatcaaagtttttttgtgaatatcttatcttcgagatagaaggggtgacgtaggagttattgaaatctccaaacatccacaAATATTGTATTCTTTCTTATCAGTTATTTTATATCTGTCTTTCAGTTATATCCACACTTttattgacaacaagattcctgaatttagtttatcactaaacttaTTCTACCTTcgaaaagttgtgaaaattgtcaaatgtttattcaaccccctcttCTAAATACTTTATCACACGCAACTGatcctaaaatttttttttgattcAAATCCTTCATATAGAAAAATGTTTTTCATTCATATTTATCATCAAATAACAGTATATGACAAGATTGATATGTCAAGAACTGTTTACAACATGCCTTTGTatataaaggcttgaataaacGAATACCGAGACGACGGAATATGGAGGATGAACAGGGAACGATTGCTAAAcgttaaatctccaaaatatgCAGGTAGGCATGGAGAAGGGGTGGTGGCTGCTTGAAAGCCAAGAACCCTTGAATTCTTCTGCGTGTTTGTGTGGTGTgtatgtgtgcgtgagttttaacccttttttaaaaaaaaactttgcaaattaattaaatactaacttaaaaaaattaattaagacataaaataattaataaaatattaaacatcatgctcaaaaattaaatctcttaattttgtaaatttgcAAATAAGATgctttaaaatcttttaattcatttaacaatttaaatttgaaatgcTAAAATTCAGAAATCATTTAAATCAACTAATTATCtggcttaaaataaaaatatagtatTTAATTTCAGCACATTAATCATCTCCGATATCTTATCCCCGATCAAATATCGAATATTCGCTCGAAAAACACAACTTGAGAAATATAATtaaatctcataaaataaatatataaatatttaaaataaattaattatattgaaTTAATCATTTAATCCATTTAAatcatctaaattaattaaattattaaattatgcaTGCGACTTACATATACTGGTTCTTGGCACTACAGATTTTCCAATCATTGAATTCTTCTTCTGAATTAATGGAAATCTTCCTGAAGGATTCCATATATATTTCATTGGATGTTTCAGAAAGAGATAAACCCTCTCTAATACAACTTGGTATGATCGATGAAGTGTTCAGAAAAGAGAGGAGGTTGAATAAATACTtcaaccttcaaatttttctttttctgaaaAGTGTGTTTCTGAAATATTTTGAGAAATCATAAGCTGGTCTCTTTATTTGAAAGTGCAGCAGATTACTTTGAAAAGTTCAGAATTAGTTCACAACACTTTAATGAAACTAAAAACAGTATAAGACAATGTGATACAAGACTTGTTTCTGAAAGATCGAAGGACAAAACACTTCTacatctccccttcttctgtttccagaagatatgaatagaagactttgattgaaACACACTTTTACAAACTCATTTCAGCAAATCTTACCTTTTCCTATTGAAACTCCTAGTATTACAATCCAAAATTTAAGAGATTTACTTATGAGAAAGACTTTTTCCATATATTGCAAACGTTTCACACTTCACATTAATTGGAACAATGAAAAGTGTGAATAAGAATAACAAAAATGATCTTCTGAATCTGATAAATCTTTAAGCATGTGATGGTTTTGCTGAGACTTTGAAAAGTTTGAGTTGTTTTAAGAGATTATTCATAGTAAATCCAGAGTTCGAGAGCTATTTTGTGAATCATTTATATAGTTGATCTTTTAACGTTCAATTAAGAATGACTCTTTTACTCGTTGAGAGTACTTGAATCCAAGAATATACTTTGTTAAAAAGTGTAATAAATGATTTTGTTAGATTATTTAATGACATTAAAAGAAGTGCACTTTTGTATAGAACGACCACATTAATTAAGGATATCATCTGATGGATAGTACacaaaacatatatcatcaaTCGCTTATTAAGGGTTACACGATTTGATGTTAGTTTGGCATGTTACCATAAGAGAATAGCACTTCAGGTTATGAAATGTGGTAATCTAGATTttttgatatctgattttgaattattACCGGAATTTCTCTATAGTGAGTGTTTTAGTTTTTCTTAACCATAAAATAGAAAGAACCTTACCATTCTAGTTCCCCTTAAACAGTATCTcagctaaaattttgatttttaagcAGTACATCATCACAACTAAAGATGTCCTAACAAAAGACAAACATACATTTATATGGTATAAAATAATTGGCACTGTAATgccattgaaaaaaaaattatgcattaTGTTCTTGAACCCATGTATTTTTGTGGGGAAGAAGGTATTTACCGATTGATTGCCAATGTGCATGGGGTTGCAAGGTAAGTGCCTTTGCCAGAATTTATAATTGACACGATGCGCTCGACGAAACTCTGCAAGTCTGAACACGAAACCAAGGCACTGACATAGTTGATGCAGATAATTTACAGTTTTTAGTATTGAATAAGAAGCATCGAATGCAGTAAACGTAGCTAGgacttttttatttaaattgagaaGTTTTCAAATGTGTTGGTACGGTTAGGGCTTCAATGTTTGGGAGAAGATTTCAAATTTGGGATTGGCGTGTGTTAGAAAGCAAATTGAACTTAAATTGTGGCACATATAAGACATCATGAAGTGCAAGTTCACTAGTTAATTAGACAGAGCCAACATGGGTAATGTTGATTGAGAAATTATTTGGAAGGATCACTTTGGAATTGATTTGCCTAATCATGGTAAAGAAAGACATGGAGAAACATATGTGATGTGTAGCTCTTGTATCTATTACCCAATCTAGGCGCTGTATGGCAGGAAAATAATCGAATAAGGAAAAAATACAGTTGAAACAGGACACTGATAAATCTTGTTGTTGTCGTTCCAAAGTGGATTTACTCATCATCTGAATTTTCAAGCTCAAAAGTTCAACAAGCTGATTACATTCTCCATGCTTGAGAGAATCAACAGAGACATTTGAATTAAGATCTGAAGGAGCATAAGTTTGACATGTTTGTGCCTTCCCAAAGGACGATTTTGTCTCAAACTTAGGATGTCCAGGGGGAAAACCATGTAATTTGTAACACTTATCGACTGTATGTTTAGTGTACGTAGTTGCAATAAGAGCAAACTTAATCACCTTTTCCTCTGGAATTCAAAAATTTCTTGGTAGTACCCACAACAGTGGATGCACTCAACACAAAAGGAAGTATCAATGTTTGACTTGGTAGTTCCAGTAGTAATAGACCTTTGCCTCTCCTCCTGAACCACGAGGGAAAACACCTTAGCAATACCAGGAAGAGGATCAACCAACAATATTTGTGCACGTATCTGTGCATAAGACTCATTTAGCCCCATTAGGAACTGCATAACACATTCCTGACTATGATAATTCACCCAATCTTTCATCGATCCACAGTGGCAAATGGAAGCAGACTGATAGTCTTTCAATTCATCCCAAAGCATTCGTAATTTTGTGTAGCAGGAACTGACACTCAAAGATCCTTGATTAAGAGCACTAATTAACTTCTTAATTTGATAAATCATTTAGGTATTGATCTGTTGGAAGAGATCACGCAGAGCGAGCCAGACCTCATGGCAAGTCAACATGTACATCAAGCTATCAACAATTTCACGAACAACAGCATTTAAAATCCAAGAAGTTACCATATTGTTACATCAATTCCAAGCACTGTACAGCAGATCATCGAGTGAAGGACGAGCTATAGTATTATCCATAAAACCTAGCTTATTTTTAGCAGTCAATGCCATGAACATAGCTCTGCTCCAAGTTTTGTAATTTGAGCTAGAATGCGGGTGAGATACGAGAATAAGACCTGGATGATCACCATTCTGCAGGAAGTATGTATTGCTCGAGTCCTCGGCAAATGCGCGATTGACAGAAACTTGATTTGCATTATTGTTAGCTGCTTGACCGCCGCCTTTCAccatcttcaaaaaaaaaacaaacaaattgAGAGGTGGGACAGGTGATGCGAAAACGAGCTGAAGGTCGATCGGGAAATAATCGATCATAGTTTTCttcttagctctgataccatattagAAGAACAAAGTTGCATCGATTGAAAAAGAATGCCGAGCTAAAGCTCCAAACTAAAGAATACAAAACGAGAGAAAAAAATGACACACAAAAACTAACTTTGACTAAGTGAtgttgaaacgtctgccctttttattgctttaaaagtactataaatttttttttctatcccTTTTTTTTTCCCGACcatcacataaaaatatttttataaaatattttctcctttGAAATATACATCACCCAACTAgccttttaaaaatcaagtgaaatagtcataaaaattgaaatcgtctattgttttaccaaacctagaaaagcaataatttgaaaagtacatctcatactaaacctctcaaaaatctctcaaagcataaataaatagtcttaaaatcttttgcataaatcataagtcataatcgtaaattcgaaaatatagaagcgttggtcctcgggttgtgtgcaccttcagtccattcaaatcacccgtcaagacctccctcaaactcatctgcatccatcacacctagtgagtctaaagactcaacacactatcatctttatagcaagtaatacgtaatacagtcaacatataacagtgaaaaatatttgtacttaaaatatcgttttcatgaaatgcataaacttcaaacatgaacattttcgtaaaccttttatgatgcatgaactttaaatagaaacattttcaaaatgatgCATCTACTTTAagaataaacattttcatgacatgcataacataaaccttaacctttttctttttcctctacatgacatgacataaaacatttttcatgattataaacatttttcattttcctttttgttgaattcagatcgttaattgtgactttcctgacacgacatgaacatgaaaaatcgatggatccatctacatgaaaccacagtactgggcggcggggacatcagcaacactctcaccggtcaactgagccttggcctatcattattcgaatagaatacgatcgtcggggcttcctctggggccttctcccgtaaatgggctccctctggggccttctcccctcaccatattcccattcttacctcaaacctcatattcgtaataatggaaacacgatcgtcgggttcCCACTGGGACCAATACCCTCACTACAtctccaacattaacgaattagtcacaattacttcacttccttcaacatttaacattctcatcactttacaaaaatcatgcataacataacattttgttcttgaaaccaagcatgcaacatgtcttttaaatgtcaatcttaaatcataaaaattcatggacatttaaataaatcataattaatcatgaacatctcataaacattaaaaaatagtcataatatcataaaatagcatttagggcactgccatgacgtttactaatttttccggtgtaaaaagaccgttttacccctggacttgacattttacgattttgacttttttttttatttcttgactctaacatgtcctaaataattatttaggcttaaattaaaatttccataattttattaagcttaaaagcTAGACTTCtcaattaatctttaattaatcgttttgatggtgttttaatcccgaaaaatcccaaactttaatataaaattcctgaattcaaaatttagtctttttatattattttaacccttatggaccacgattTGACCCCTGTGAGccattttccaatttttctttatttaaaaaccctaattgacacttaaacttcgaccccgagccaactttcgatttccACGAGTTACCCCCAAACCATGCTGATACAAAACTTGACCAACCACCTAAATTAACCTAATGGACAATAACTTCATCAAGACACCAACCCAAACCCCAAAAACGAGCCATCCCAAGACCCACCTATTCAGGCCGAGACTCCTAGTGGTGTAGGATTATTTGATTTTCTTCCCAAGCCTTGAACCAACAAGCCCAGCCCTTACGCCACCCCCTGCGCACCCTCATAGGACTCTAGTGCATCGCCTTGACCTGGCCCTTGAGCCCCAAACCGAGCCCCCAAGCCCCTGGAAGTCTCAGCTCCCTACGCGTGCTGCGCGTTTTCTCGGGTAGAGTattagcatggctaggactctttccctaGCCCTTGGTTCGTGTCCTAGCTTGGTTAGGACTCTCGCCCAAACCCTTGACAGCCCTGGACCAAATCAATACCATGCCAGCCTCTCCCTCGTGAACCCAATCACCCCCAAACCCCTTGACAGCAAGTTATACGGTTCCTGCTAAGTTTGCTTCTGCCGATAATTTGTGGTGTTTAGGCTGAGTGTGTGACCCTAAAACTTGTATAAACCTTACCTGGCCACAACCTaaaatcatggcagcccctaaaTACGAACAAGGCATGAAtttatgcataaaatcaatagttCATAACATGCACATGAGTAAATCCAaaaattctgaaaatatttcatgttcttcctgcataaaataattcaaacattaatatgatatgatggatgagaaaaaggagatgtatggcgtgcctttgcgttatatacgcacgaaaattcgttgacgacgaagaacgagaCGCAAACCTTGGCTTGATCTCCACTTGAACCCCTTCGAAATTCTCCTAGGATGATATGatgtgtgccgtgtgtgtgtaGGGTGGGGTGGGGAGAGTTTCCAGATTATAAAATAGGGTGGCCGTGAGGTTGTGTGCAAAGTATAGGGTTTTAGGTGTtttattacaatatatatactaattaaattactaactaggctttaggcctattaagcctttaaattaagcccattagttttaattaggatttaataaaataataacaaagtttttgttaaataaatttgtgaatttattagccgggtttgccaaaaaagctcgcatttttgttgaaaaaccaacaccgataaaatttacgtcccggcgtataaaatcacctcaaaacccccttattttaaaaaatactaaaaagcatcaaccataatttaaataattaaaaataattattttataaaaacattttacattatCAGCCCTCGAGCCTCGTttctcgatcgtcacttgaatattccttaaaaaatacaattttatgcacgatgaaaataaaatcatatttaacacgTAAGCATGTATGTCACAAACTCaaatagcaattaaaatcagttaattactcatttttccattatttcctagattcgcatgcagttggattacgtcgtcttaattttggaccttacaattcctctcccctttaaataaaatttcgtcctcgaaattagagcTTACCGAATAGTTCTAGATAGTGACCCTTCAAGTTcgtctcggtttcccaagtagcttcatcttccgagtgatttagccacttgaccttgacaattggaatgactttgtttcgcaatcgtctttcttgcCTTGCTAAGATCTTGACAGGCCTCTCTTtatatgtcatatttggagttaacttaagaggttcataattaagcacatgtgacggattGGACATGTACTTCCAcagcatcgaaatgtggaacacattgtgaactcctgcaagcgctggtggcaatgccactctataagctagtgtctcaatcctctccaaaatctcaaacggacctataaatcttggactaagcttgcccttcttgccaaagcgcataacacccttcataggtgctattttcacaacacatggtcgcctactgcaaactctaagtcccttggccttttgtccgcataactcttttgtcggctttgtgcagtcttcattctctcacgaattttgactacaagcgcggcagtctcttcaatcacatccggaccaatatctcttctttccccaacctcgtcctaatgaataggagatctacatttccatccataaagtgcctcaaaaggagccattccgATTGATGATTTgaaactgttattgtaagtgaactccactagaggtaactttggttcccaactgccttggaaatcaataacgcaagctcgcagtagatctttcaaaatctgtataactctttctgactgaccatcggtttgaggatggaatgttgtactgaataataacttggtccccatcgctgcatgcagacttttccaaaaagaagacgtgaatctcggatctctgtcagaaacaatagatacgagaatcccatgcagccgaactatctctcgaatatataactctgcatactgagtcatggtgaatgtcgccttaataggtagaaaatgcgctgatttcgtaagatgatcaactatcacccaaatggcattgaatccttaaactgtctttggcaatcccacaacacaGTCCATGATGAcgttttcccatttccactcgggaatagggagtggcttcaattttcccgctggtctttgatgctctgctttgacttgctaacaagtcaaacactcggacacaTATCTCATAATATCCCTCTTcttgcctggccaccaatataacaactgcaaatctttatACATTTTTGTgctgcccggatgaatggaatatggtttgtcatgggcttccttcataatcagatctctcaaagaatcgtcactaggaacccatagacggtcacGATAACGaactaaaccatccaccactgaatataaattccggcccttggcttcatctcttgctctccacttttgcacctgctcatcagtagactacccatcacgaattctgtctctcaaagtcgactgcactgatagtgtggcaagattaggggcattgcccctagcatacactgtaagctcaaaccgctgtatcttggactgcaacggtctttggagtgataattgagtaatcACTGCTGCTTTTATGCTCAacgcgtctgccactacattagcttttctcggatggtagctaatgtcacaatcatagtccttcactaactcaagccatctgcgctgtctcatattcaactccttttgggtgaagaagtatttcaaacttttatgatcggtgaatatcttgcacttctccccataaaggtagtgtctccagatttttagtgcaaataccactgctgcaagctcaagatcatgagtagggtagtttttctcgtgaattttcagatgtctcgacgcataggctataacccggtcattttgcatcagaactgcgcccaaaccaagcttagaagcgtcggtatgaagaacatactccccttgccctgacggcatagataacactgacGCTgtaatcaaggcttgcttcagcTTATCGAAACtatcttgacactcggatccccaaataaacttcgcattcttcttagtcaaagatgtcaaaggcactgcaatagatgagaatcccttgatgaatttgcgataatagccagctagtcccaagaaactgcgaatctcagtaacactcttcggtactggccactctttcactgcctcaactttacttggatcgaccTCCACTCCactactagaaatgatgtggcctaagaatgccactctatcaagccaaaactcgcacttgctgaatttcgtATAAAGCTTTCTATCTtattgcagtgctgtcctcaaatggcgactatgctcttctctgctcttggaatagatcaatatgtcatcaatgaagactataataaactgatccaggtacggctgaaatacgtgattcatgagatccatgaagatcgctggcgcattggtcaacccgaatggcatgaccataaactcatagtgcccatatctcgtgcgaaatgCCGTCTTGTGGACATCTGACTctttactttcaattgatggtatccagatcgcagatcaatcttagaaaataccgATGCTCCTTGccactgatcaaataaatcttcaattcttggtagtggatacttatttttgatattgaccctattaagctctcgataatcaatgcaaaggcGCATGATACCATCTTTTTTTGTTCACAAATAATAACGGAACGCCacatggagagtaactagggcgaatgaaacctttgtctagcaattcttggatttgatcttttagctcTTTCCTTTCGgaaggtgctagacgataaggtgcctTTGATATAGGAACTGTGCCCGGcattagatcaatagagaattccacttcacgatcgggcggaatACCAGAAACAtcctcgggaaagacgctaggaaaatctctcacaatatcaacatcttctaagttctgactgatggattcatgtgtagtagtgacacatgctagataagcttggcatccacgcttaataagcttcctcgcacataaacaagagataatgtacggtatttgcttgtttcttgccgcctcgaagaaaaaagatttaccactaggtggCCTAATAGATACCGATCGCTTACGAAagtcaatcgaagctccattcgctgataaccaatccatcccaagtataatatcgaattccggcataggaagcacaataagatctgcccgaacaacatctttgaataaacgaagctccagattcttaacaatcttagacgtgagcatttgatctccggatggaatagaaactttgaaacccaaacccatatcttgatgagtaattttcagtcttttgatgaaggtttcagatataaaaaaatgtgtagctcctgaatctagcaatgcataggtagctacacctagaatgatgatcctccctgcggtgAAAATTGTATTATAAATCTTTTCGCGTTGAatcttaaggatttactatcattaattcaCAAAGCTATATGAAGATTTCgtgttgaacttgaacatttCTTGGAAAATTTGCACTTCAGTCCtccatatttttgaattttgcatTATAGTCCCTTATATTTTTGAACATTTGCATTTTATTCCTTCAAGGTTTCGAAAATTATGATCATGGTCCTTAAGAATTCTGAAATTACCTTTTGGTCCCTTAATTATCGAGAATTACCTTTTTAGACCCCatgttttcgaaaattgcacaaTTATCCCCCAATAATTCGAATCCCttagttatgattttctttaattttggccctaaactttttatttggagtcatttcatccttcacataaaataaggcacaaaattcatatcattttctatggtttctaaaatcataacttaaatccaactaggtaGAACATGCAAACTAATTTCTACTAGGTTAGATCTTGTTCCCAAATTAATTCTAATagccaatttaacatttcatgcaataataagcaatacaaaaatgttaaatgactaggttacccatgatgagtgtagtgtctgcctcctcctcagcttcttcggcattcataacataagctcgtgcCGTAGTACCTGCTTTCTTCTTTGGGCATTCGTTAGCTTTGTGTCCAGGCTCCTTGCAGTAGAAGCATTTAAATGATCCCCATtcacatttgccaagatgtgGAAGGTTGCACTGTTTGCATGGTTGCTTCTCAACAGGCTTTAGTGCTCCAGGattttgtggctttggtggtgctggcttcttgactggaccctggggcttttgaggccctggaggtctaggaggacccgtatatgGCTTCTTATTAGGCTGATTATTATTCTGATTTAGTTGCCTCTTGCGCTGTAGCTCATAGTCAATGTTCTTCAAGGATTGCTCAGCCTGGTATGCATAGGTTACTGCTGTAGCGTGATCCACAGGACGCTTCATCATAACCTTATCCCAAATGGTAGATCGAAGGCCATCCATAAAATGTCTGAGCTTTTCTTCCGCATTCctggcaataaggggtacaaagtgacaacccctatcaaatttctttacaaactcagcaacagtAGCATCTCCCTGACAGAGGgccataaattccctctttattcGGCTCCTAGCATCCGGAGTgaaatatttctcatagaattttgtcttgaattgggcccaagtgagtgtagcaaggtctacaccatgctcggctccttcccacctcAAAGAAGTGTCATCTCTAAACAGATAAGTGGTACTTTCACACGATCTGCATCTCCCATATCCAGGTATCGAAAGTGTACCTCAAGTGAACAGATCCAACTTTCAGCAGCAAAGGGATCggtagtgccagaaaattccttcggccctagcctccggaactggtCATATATATCATGatgtggcctaggtggctgctgtaGCTGCTACTGCTGCATCTGTTGTAACTACTGTTGTAGCTGCTGTTGCTGTAACCGTTGATGTTGTATCtgctgctcgaagagacgagccatccccTCAAGAGCACGGGTAACAGCatctggtggtggtggtggtggaggtccattcctttgactattccctcgacGATTAACATTGTTTTCTTCCCGATTCTCAATAACGGGAGCACGTTTaagaggcattttatctgaacattttccaaattctaacgtaaccaacatgaatttaaatctaagttctctaatcatgcaacatatcctctctcatttagcaatttaagcatgcaaagcataaataCTTAAAAAGCTAGTAAATATGCATCATGAACATAATATTCATAtcattatgcaggtaacatcatactgaatcatatgaagcatgtaaaacttacaaacttgaggcttgacgactgatctttctggctCTGATGgtagcacaaccctttacaggacctttgctctgataccaactgaaacgtctgccctttttattgctttaaaagtactagaaatttttttttctatcccTTTTTTTTCCCGGCcaacacataaaaatatttttataaaatattttctcctttGAAATATACATCACCCAACtaaccttttaaaaatcaagtgaaatagtcatagaaattgaaatcgtctactgttttaccaaacctagaaaaacaataatttgaaaagtacagcccatactaaacctctcaaaaatctctcaaagcataaataaatagtcttaaaatctttagcataaatcataagtcataatcgtaaatgcggaaaaatagaagcactggtcctcgggttgtgtgcgccttcagtcaagtcaaatcacccgtcaagacctccctcaaactcacctgcatccatcacacctagtgagtctaaaaactcaacacaccatcatctttatagcaagtaatacgtaatacagttaaaata
This sequence is a window from Primulina tabacum isolate GXHZ01 chromosome 17, ASM2559414v2, whole genome shotgun sequence. Protein-coding genes within it:
- the LOC142530443 gene encoding uncharacterized protein LOC142530443; translated protein: MIYQIKKLISALNQGSLSVSSCYTKLRMLWDELKDYQSASICHCGSMKDWVNYHSQECVMQFLMGLNESYAQIRAQILLVDPLPGIAKVFSLVVQEERQRSITTGTTKSNIDTSFCVECIHCCGYYQEIFEFQRKR